A window from Plectropomus leopardus isolate mb chromosome 21, YSFRI_Pleo_2.0, whole genome shotgun sequence encodes these proteins:
- the mc4r gene encoding melanocortin receptor 4 codes for MNTTEHHGLIQGYHNRSQTAGILPLNKDLSAEEKDSSAGCYEQLLISTEVFLTLGILSLLENILVVAAIVKNKNLHSPMYFFICSLAVADMLVSASNASETIVIALINGGNLTIPVTLIKSMDNVFDSMICSSLLASIWSLLAIAVDRYITIFYALRYHNIVTLRRAMLVISSIWTCCTVSGILFIIYSESTTVLICLITMFFTMLVLMASLYVHMFLLARLHMKRIAALPGNAPIHQRANMKGAITLTILLGVFVVCWAPFFLHLILMITCPRNPYCTCFMSHFNMYLILIMCNSVIDPIIYAFRSQEMRKTFKEIFCCSHPLLCV; via the coding sequence ATGAACACCACAGAGCACCATGGATTGATCCAAGGCTACCACAACAGGAGCCAAACTGCAGGCATTTTGCCGCTCAACAAAGACTTATCAGCCGAGGAGAAGGACTCTTCGGCGGGATGCTACGAACAGCTGCTGATTTCCACAGAGGTTTTCCTCACTCTGGGCATCCTCAGCCTGCTGGAGAACATCCTGGTTGTTGCTGCgatagtcaaaaacaaaaatctccaCTCGCCCATGTACTTTTTCATCTGTAGCCTTGCTGTTGCTGACATGCTCGTCAGTGCCTCCAACGCCTCAGAGACTATCGTCATAGCGCTCATCAACGGAGGCAACCTGACCATCCCCGTCACTCTGATCAAAAGCATGGACAATGTGTTTGACTCTATGATCTGTAGCTCTCTGTTAGCATCCATCTGGAGCTTGCTCGCCATCGCTGTCGACCGCTACATCACCATCTTCTACGCCCTGCGATACCACAACATCGTCACCCTGCGGAGAGCGATGCTGGTCATCAGCAGCATCTGGACGTGCTGCACGGTGTCCGGCATCCTCTTCATCATCTACTCGGAGAGCACCACCGTGCTCATCTGCCTCATCACCATGTTCTTCACCATGCTCGTGCTCATGGCGTCGCTGTACGTGCACATGTTCCTGCTGGCGCGCTTGCACATGAAGCGAATTGCGGCGCTGCCGGGCAATGCGCCCATCCACCAGCGGGCCAACATGAAGGGCGCCATCACCCTCACCATCCTCCTTGGGGTGTTCGTGGTTTGCTGGGCGCCCTTCTTTCTCCACCTCATCCTCATGATCACCTGCCCCAGAAACCCCTACTGCACCTGCTTCATGTCCCACTTCAACATGTACCTCATCCTCATCATGTGCAACTCCGTCATTGACCCCATCATCTATGCCTTTCGCAGTCAGGAGATGAGGAAAACCTTCAAAGAGATTTTCTGCTGCTCACAccctctcctgtgtgtgtga